Sequence from the Helianthus annuus cultivar XRQ/B chromosome 13, HanXRQr2.0-SUNRISE, whole genome shotgun sequence genome:
TCTTCATATGTTGGGTATTGTTTACCGTGATCTCAAACCCGAAAATGTTTTGGTTCGATCAGATGGTCACATCATGTTAACTGATTTCGACCTCTCTTTGAAATGTGACCTCTCAACGTCAACTCCGGCCCAAGTCTTCACCAATTACAACCACCAAAACCCAACACCACCAACCAATCACCGCCCCTTGGATCCACTCAAATTCACCTCGTCGTCATGTATTCTTCCCAATTGCATTGTCCCCTCGGTCACATGCTTCCACACTATGCGTAAACACAAGAAGAAGCCCGCCAACCACAGCGGGCCAGAGTTCGTGGCAGAGCCACTAGACGTTCGATCAATGTCGTTTGTTGGAACCCACGAGTATCTGGCACCAGAAATTATATCTGGTGAGGGCCATGGTAGCGCTGTTGATTGGTGGACTCTTGgaatatttatatttgaattgtTTTATGGCGTTACGCCTTTTAAGGGAATGTACAACGAGCTAACCCTAGCCAACATTGTAGCTCGGGCACTAGAGTTCCCAAAAGAGCCGATGATCCCGGCTATGGCTAAGGACCTAATATCTCAATTGTTGGTTAAGGACCCAGACCGGCGAATGGGGTCCACAATGGGTGCATCCGCGATCAAACGCCATCCGTTTTTTCATAGGGTCAATTGGGCACTCTTGAGATGCACACCACCACCGTTTGTCCCGCCACCGTTTAGCCACGAAGACGTTGTGGCGGATCATGGTTGTCCTGGTACTCCTGTGGAATACTATTAGgattttttatattatttggcACTGTGTCTTATTGTGACCAGATTTTGAATTGGGTTAGAAACCATGATAATTGTCTAATTGATCAAAGTCTGTACTTTGGGACAGGTTGCTTATTGCATGATGTACATAAGTTGAACCTTATTTGTTGGAAGGCGAGGTGACTCAAGAAAAAATATCAAACCATAtctttatataaatattaataacTAGGTTACACACCCATGTATTTATTATACATGTTGATTAAATAAAATATCTTACGTAAGTAAAAGATAATAAATATCATACATTTTTTTAAAACCATCTATAATCAGTAAAATTTCAGTTTCTTTCTTCGAAatttaaagaaaataaataattCTGAAATACATTTACACAATTTAAGAGTCCAAAATATTAGAGATAATTATAAAGCTATACATAATAAAGAATCTGCTAATACTTCTAAATCTTAAACATTAGCTTGAGCACACGTCAAGGGTTTTTCATTTTAATATCATGTTTTGTTTTTTGTGTAGCAAATAGTAGTGTTTAAACTTTTTTTAAATGATCGCATCATTGTTATACTCTAAAGTTTAACAATTTTATTTTCATCGGTTTTTTCTTTCGGTTAATATATCGAGTGCTGATAGCGCAACGAACCAAATCGATATCGATTGAAATTGAATTCCCGCATATTGTGCACGGGATTTCAGTAGTTATTactttaagatatatatttgttatTGTTAATAACTAAAATAAACCAAACACACACCATTAGTTTATCTCACTGATCAAATGTAAACCCAAGAAGTTAAGTATATATCTTCTATAATGAGAAGTAACTTAATTATTTTATTGATATTAAAATATAaccaaaatattaaaatataatttaaatattataataagaGTGTGATTGAGTTGTGAGAACTACATAAATCACTTATAGATAAATAAGATACGGGATTTTATAACCGGTTTATGCATcacatttaaaataaaatatacatCTGATTTATGTGGTTCTCAAAATTTTTAATATAAGTTACGTGACTCTATATAACATGTCTAAGTGGATGTGTGAGAACTCCTTGAAGGGAATGAGGGCCTCCCTTAGACGAGTAGGTTCGATTAAATATGTGGGTTGGAGTTAAATAAATCATGCAACTACAATAGTAATTAGAAATTATCATCCAAGAGGGTACACCTACCTTGTCCATTATTATTCATTGATCAATAAACTCAAATTCAGTTAATATAAGAATTCCTTTTTTAAAGGAAAACATAAAATAATCAAACAATAAACTAAATCTACATGATATAATTAGCTCAATTCGACTAACATTTCTTGTACATATATTGAAA
This genomic interval carries:
- the LOC110898060 gene encoding protein kinase PVPK-1 produces the protein MEPPWLDDLADDLQSISFNSTTTNTTTTTDINRSTSSESEATWTTSTSTTTTKPHTPSNNPCWTAIRAINTPLSLTDIHFIHRLGSGDIGSVYLAKLKHSSASGSAAVFAAKVMNKKEIASRNKEARANTEKEILQVLNHPFCPTLYASLDSPKWSCMLTEFCPGGDLHVLRQRQPCKRFPESAVRFYASEVVVALEYLHMLGIVYRDLKPENVLVRSDGHIMLTDFDLSLKCDLSTSTPAQVFTNYNHQNPTPPTNHRPLDPLKFTSSSCILPNCIVPSVTCFHTMRKHKKKPANHSGPEFVAEPLDVRSMSFVGTHEYLAPEIISGEGHGSAVDWWTLGIFIFELFYGVTPFKGMYNELTLANIVARALEFPKEPMIPAMAKDLISQLLVKDPDRRMGSTMGASAIKRHPFFHRVNWALLRCTPPPFVPPPFSHEDVVADHGCPGTPVEYY